A portion of the Phormidium ambiguum IAM M-71 genome contains these proteins:
- a CDS encoding class I SAM-dependent methyltransferase: MDTKSSEALEKMRQHFDAAPYPRIPLDTSPKNNIKLLYLHSFVTAYYLRNRQLIDTADKVILDAGCGTGYKAFALALANPGAKIVGVDLSEESVNLAIQRLQYHGIENTEFYAMSIEDLPQLGIEFDYINADEVLYLVPDHIAALQAMKSVLKPDGIIRTNLHSSLQRFSFYRAQKIFKIMGLMDEAPGELEISLVRETAKALKNNVGFKATAWKPEFETDDERVLANLLLQGDKGFNVPQMFAALKTANLEFISMVNWQGWNLMDLFKQSEELPETLATKLPNFSEEERLHLFELLHSTYRLLDFWCGHPNAGKSFVPISEWNDNNWQKAKIYLHPNLNLETIKTEMINCIASNKSWQFSQYLPFTKEPFTYIEPTTTACLLPLFDAPQTINNLAERLQKIKAVDLVTLTPTKPEVAFQQLKQQLIDLEKTGLVLIEA; this comes from the coding sequence ATGGACACAAAATCATCAGAAGCTCTTGAAAAAATGCGTCAGCATTTTGATGCAGCACCTTATCCCAGAATCCCATTAGATACTTCTCCTAAAAATAATATAAAACTGTTGTATCTCCATAGTTTTGTCACTGCATACTACTTAAGAAATCGACAATTAATTGACACGGCAGATAAAGTAATATTGGATGCTGGTTGTGGTACTGGTTACAAAGCATTTGCCTTAGCATTAGCGAATCCAGGCGCAAAAATAGTCGGAGTTGACCTTTCCGAAGAATCGGTAAATTTAGCAATTCAACGCTTGCAATATCATGGCATTGAAAATACAGAATTTTATGCCATGTCGATCGAAGATTTGCCCCAACTAGGTATAGAATTTGATTACATTAACGCTGACGAAGTTTTATACTTAGTACCCGATCATATAGCAGCATTGCAAGCCATGAAATCAGTATTAAAACCTGATGGCATCATTCGCACAAATCTACATAGTTCGCTCCAAAGATTCAGTTTTTACAGAGCGCAAAAGATTTTCAAAATTATGGGGTTAATGGATGAAGCCCCAGGAGAATTGGAAATTAGTTTAGTAAGAGAAACTGCCAAAGCCTTAAAAAATAACGTAGGATTTAAAGCTACTGCTTGGAAGCCAGAATTTGAAACAGATGATGAAAGAGTATTGGCAAATTTGTTACTTCAAGGTGATAAAGGTTTCAATGTTCCGCAAATGTTTGCTGCTTTAAAAACAGCAAATTTAGAATTTATCAGTATGGTAAATTGGCAAGGTTGGAATCTTATGGATTTATTTAAACAATCGGAAGAATTGCCGGAGACGTTAGCCACAAAATTACCTAATTTTTCCGAAGAAGAACGGCTGCATTTATTTGAATTGCTCCATTCCACATACCGTTTACTTGATTTTTGGTGTGGTCATCCCAACGCTGGTAAATCTTTTGTGCCTATTTCTGAATGGAATGATAATAACTGGCAAAAAGCAAAAATTTATTTACATCCCAACCTCAATTTGGAAACAATTAAAACAGAAATGATTAATTGTATTGCAAGTAACAAATCTTGGCAATTTAGTCAATATTTACCATTTACTAAAGAGCCTTTTACTTACATAGAACCAACAACGACAGCTTGTTTATTACCTTTGTTTGATGCTCCCCAGACAATTAATAATTTAGCAGAGCGTTTACAGAAAATTAAAGCAGTAGATTTGGTCACTTTAACCCCCACAAAACCAGAAGTCGCATTTCAACAACTAAAACAGCAGTTAATTGACTTAGAAAAAACTGGTTTAGTACTTATAGAAGCGTAA
- a CDS encoding class I SAM-dependent methyltransferase, translating to MDKHQSELLEKIRQQFDSAPYPRAPLEDFPRDIQYLYTQNFVTPYYLRNQKVINTEGKVILDAACGTGYHTLGLQVANPGAKIVGTDISEESVKLARTRLDYHGFKDVEFHALAIEELPKLGLEFDYIYAQEVLYLLPDPIAGLQAMKAVLKPDGIIRTNLNSSLQREHYYRAQEVFKMIGLFDRNPKEAEIAQVRQTMKALKDDALLKMNTWIPSQENDEEWFLMNYLIQGDKGFTVPEMFAALRSADLEFINMVAWPFWELTSLFVEPENLPVFLAMSLPSLSQEEKLHLFELLHPLHRLLDFWCGHPDAASPVVPPGEWTDADWQNVKVYLHPQMQASEPREMLLACANEIKIFPISPYLPFVTDPTLVMDSAVAACIVPLLDSPQSMPSLVEYWQKIRPLQPDSLQPQNPETAFETVKQILTTLEQLGYVLLESSLGEG from the coding sequence ATGGATAAACATCAATCTGAATTATTAGAAAAAATTCGTCAACAATTTGATTCTGCACCTTATCCTAGAGCGCCATTAGAAGACTTCCCTAGAGATATTCAATATCTTTACACTCAGAATTTTGTTACTCCTTATTACTTGAGGAATCAAAAAGTAATTAATACTGAAGGAAAAGTAATTTTAGATGCTGCCTGTGGCACTGGCTATCATACATTAGGTTTACAAGTAGCAAACCCTGGCGCAAAAATTGTGGGAACGGACATTTCTGAAGAATCAGTGAAGTTAGCCCGTACCCGCTTAGATTATCACGGTTTTAAAGATGTAGAGTTTCACGCACTTGCTATTGAAGAGTTACCAAAACTTGGTTTGGAATTTGATTACATTTACGCTCAGGAAGTATTGTACCTTCTACCCGATCCAATTGCAGGATTGCAGGCAATGAAAGCTGTTTTAAAACCTGATGGGATTATTCGTACTAACCTGAACAGTTCTCTGCAACGAGAGCATTATTATCGAGCGCAGGAAGTTTTTAAAATGATAGGTTTGTTCGATCGCAACCCCAAAGAAGCTGAAATAGCACAAGTGCGACAAACCATGAAAGCACTCAAAGATGACGCACTACTAAAAATGAATACCTGGATACCTTCTCAGGAAAATGATGAAGAATGGTTTTTAATGAATTACTTAATTCAAGGAGATAAAGGGTTTACTGTACCAGAAATGTTTGCGGCTTTGCGATCGGCAGATCTAGAGTTTATCAATATGGTAGCTTGGCCTTTTTGGGAACTGACGAGTTTGTTTGTCGAACCAGAAAACTTACCTGTTTTCCTGGCAATGAGTTTACCCAGTCTTTCCCAAGAAGAGAAACTACATTTATTTGAACTATTACATCCCCTGCATCGGTTGCTAGACTTTTGGTGTGGTCATCCTGATGCGGCATCCCCTGTAGTACCCCCAGGAGAATGGACAGATGCTGATTGGCAAAACGTCAAGGTATACCTACATCCCCAAATGCAAGCTAGCGAACCCAGAGAAATGTTACTCGCTTGCGCCAACGAAATCAAAATTTTCCCTATTAGTCCTTACTTGCCCTTTGTCACCGATCCTACTTTAGTAATGGATAGTGCCGTAGCCGCCTGTATTGTCCCGCTGTTGGATAGCCCACAATCTATGCCTTCTTTAGTAGAGTATTGGCAGAAGATTAGACCTTTACAACCTGACTCTTTACAGCCGCAAAATCCAGAAACAGCGTTTGAAACTGTCAAGCAAATATTGACGACCTTAGAGCAGTTGGGGTATGTACTTCTGGAATCCAGTCTAGGAGAGGGTTAG
- a CDS encoding type IV pilin-like G/H family protein codes for MNATFKTKFLLHLNQKKNASNEYGFTLIELLVVIIIIGILAAIALPSFLNQANKGKQAEGKQYVSSINKAQQAYYTETGTFVTTSDANAWASLAVGIKTQTSNYKYSLSAIGDSGVNALADATQISKALKNYTGVVGLIAPVAGADKTSQAVVCETKNAGEAPAAGTVNATEVVCPGNANPLK; via the coding sequence ATGAACGCTACTTTTAAAACCAAATTCTTATTACACCTGAACCAAAAGAAAAACGCATCTAACGAGTACGGTTTCACACTGATTGAACTTTTAGTTGTTATCATCATTATCGGTATTCTGGCTGCTATTGCATTACCTTCCTTCTTGAACCAAGCTAACAAAGGTAAGCAAGCTGAAGGTAAACAATATGTTTCTTCTATTAACAAAGCTCAACAAGCTTACTACACAGAAACTGGTACTTTCGTCACTACAAGTGACGCTAATGCTTGGGCTAGTTTAGCAGTTGGTATTAAGACTCAAACCTCTAACTACAAGTATTCCTTAAGTGCTATTGGTGATAGCGGAGTTAACGCTCTTGCGGATGCTACCCAAATATCTAAAGCTCTGAAAAACTACACTGGTGTTGTAGGTTTGATTGCTCCAGTTGCTGGCGCTGATAAAACCTCTCAAGCAGTTGTTTGTGAAACTAAGAATGCTGGTGAAGCACCTGCAGCTGGTACAGTGAATGCGACTGAAGTAGTCTGCCCAGGTAACGCTAACCCACTCAAGTAA
- a CDS encoding Fur family transcriptional regulator — protein MKTQHTRSQKRILNFLQTINRGISAQDIYVELRSQNQGMSLATVYRALEALKREGSLQVRMLPNGESLYSCVQQDKHHLTCLECGKSISLDKCPVQELETQLHNSYKFKIFYHTLEFFGVCNQCQAAKVSADSEEQLDLDLA, from the coding sequence ATGAAAACACAACACACACGCAGCCAAAAAAGAATATTAAATTTTCTCCAAACCATTAACAGAGGAATTTCTGCCCAAGACATTTATGTAGAACTGCGAAGTCAGAACCAAGGCATGAGTTTGGCTACAGTGTACCGTGCTTTAGAAGCCTTGAAAAGAGAAGGCTCACTGCAAGTGCGAATGCTACCCAACGGCGAATCACTCTATAGTTGTGTTCAGCAAGACAAACACCATCTTACCTGTTTAGAATGCGGTAAATCTATTTCCTTAGATAAATGTCCAGTTCAAGAATTAGAAACTCAACTGCATAATTCCTACAAATTTAAGATTTTCTATCACACATTAGAATTTTTTGGCGTATGTAATCAATGTCAAGCAGCGAAAGTGTCTGCTGATAGTGAAGAGCAATTGGATTTAGATCTTGCTTAA
- the purS gene encoding phosphoribosylformylglycinamidine synthase subunit PurS, with amino-acid sequence MKYHARIYVTLRPSVLDPAGVAVQSGLKHMGYENVEQVRIGKYIELNITAESETAAKQQLDVICDRLLANVVIENYRFELTEVSTPAEAKV; translated from the coding sequence ATGAAATATCATGCTCGGATTTATGTTACTCTGCGACCTTCGGTTTTAGACCCTGCTGGTGTGGCGGTGCAGTCGGGACTTAAACACATGGGTTATGAAAATGTGGAACAGGTGCGGATTGGGAAATACATTGAATTAAATATTACTGCTGAGTCGGAAACTGCGGCGAAACAGCAGTTGGATGTAATTTGCGATCGCTTATTGGCGAATGTGGTTATCGAAAATTATCGCTTTGAGTTAACTGAAGTGTCTACTCCTGCGGAGGCGAAGGTATGA
- the purQ gene encoding phosphoribosylformylglycinamidine synthase subunit PurQ has product MKFGVLVFPGSNCDRDVLYVTRDLLKQPTRMVWHEETDISDLDVVVVPGGFSYGDYLRCGAIARFSPVMKATVEHANKGKLVLGICNGFQVLTEAGLLPGALVRNRDLHFICDRVPLRVERTDTPWTNSYQTGEVITLPIAHGEGNYYADADTLARLEDNGQVLFRYEGENPNGSLNNIAGICNEKGNVLGMMPHPERASDPILGGTDGLKLFEGLLKVAVGV; this is encoded by the coding sequence ATGAAGTTTGGGGTGTTAGTGTTTCCGGGTTCAAATTGCGATCGAGATGTTCTCTATGTGACTCGTGATTTGCTCAAGCAACCAACTAGAATGGTTTGGCATGAGGAAACTGATATTTCGGATTTAGATGTGGTGGTAGTTCCGGGCGGTTTCAGCTACGGGGATTATTTGCGCTGTGGTGCGATCGCTCGTTTCTCCCCGGTAATGAAAGCGACAGTGGAACACGCAAACAAGGGCAAGTTAGTTTTAGGTATTTGCAATGGTTTTCAAGTGTTAACAGAGGCGGGTTTGTTACCTGGGGCGTTGGTGAGAAATCGGGATTTGCATTTTATTTGCGATCGCGTTCCTTTGCGCGTGGAACGCACAGACACACCTTGGACAAACTCATATCAAACAGGAGAAGTAATTACTTTGCCGATCGCTCACGGTGAAGGAAATTACTACGCCGATGCTGATACTTTGGCACGCTTGGAAGATAACGGTCAAGTTTTGTTCCGTTACGAAGGGGAAAATCCCAACGGTTCTTTAAATAATATTGCTGGTATTTGCAATGAGAAAGGCAATGTGCTAGGAATGATGCCCCACCCAGAACGAGCATCAGATCCAATCTTAGGCGGAACTGATGGGCTGAAGTTGTTTGAAGGCTTGTTGAAAGTAGCGGTAGGTGTATAA
- a CDS encoding transposase translates to MKYDPNKHHRRSIRLQGYDYSQSGLYFVTICMQNRACLLGEIQMGQIKLNSAGEMIYRWWNALPDKFPSVVIDAFVVMPNHFHGIIVITNNPVGADQCVCPNPPVCPNDDNSDRTRVPGAHTDQGAHAGAPLPKSTDRDGDVGADQCVCPPCVCPNPPVCPNDDNSDRTRIHGTHTDQGAHTGAPLPTMVQWFKTMTTNEYIRGVKNLGWEPFNKRLWQRNYYEHIIRNEESLQHIREYVHTNPLKWEEDQLHPNVPSKW, encoded by the coding sequence ATGAAATATGACCCTAACAAACATCATCGCCGTTCAATTCGGTTGCAGGGATATGACTATTCTCAATCTGGTTTATATTTTGTGACTATTTGTATGCAAAATCGCGCCTGTTTGTTGGGGGAAATTCAGATGGGTCAGATAAAGCTAAATTCAGCAGGCGAAATGATTTATAGATGGTGGAATGCGCTGCCTGATAAATTTCCATCGGTTGTCATTGACGCATTTGTAGTTATGCCCAATCATTTTCATGGCATTATCGTCATCACCAATAACCCTGTAGGGGCAGACCAATGTGTCTGCCCCAATCCCCCTGTGTGTCCCAATGACGATAATAGCGATCGCACCAGGGTTCCGGGCGCGCACACGGATCAGGGCGCACACGCGGGTGCGCCCCTACCGAAATCAACGGATCGTGATGGTGACGTAGGGGCAGACCAATGTGTCTGCCCCCCATGTGTCTGCCCCAATCCCCCTGTGTGTCCCAATGACGATAATAGCGATCGCACCAGGATTCATGGTACACACACAGATCAGGGCGCACACACGGGTGCGCCCCTACCGACGATGGTGCAATGGTTTAAAACAATGACGACGAATGAATATATTCGGGGTGTAAAAAATCTGGGGTGGGAACCATTCAACAAACGGTTATGGCAACGAAATTATTACGAACATATCATCCGCAATGAGGAATCTCTTCAGCACATCCGAGAATACGTTCACACTAATCCTTTGAAATGGGAAGAAGATCAATTACATCCTAATGTGCCATCAAAGTGGTAA
- a CDS encoding TIGR04168 family protein codes for MSILGNQNQQVKIAVIGDVHDQWEAADGEALRSLGVDLALFVGDFGNESVEVVQAIASLDIPKAVILGNHDAWYTATEWGRQRCPYDRAQEDWVQDQLDLLGEIHVGYGKLDFPEFNLTVVGGRPFSWGGEIWRNADFYRERYGVMDFAHSTERIVAAVNKAAYNTIIFLGHNGPVGLGDRPEDPCGKDWEPLGGDFGDSDLANAIAQTKKLGKSVPLVTFGHMHHHLRHRKDRLRTQISTSNDGTVYLNSASVPRIIHKGSHTERNFSLVTLQAGVVMQASLVWVGKEHSVISEQILYQVSQNQAQTAYSQL; via the coding sequence ATGAGCATCTTGGGGAATCAAAATCAACAAGTTAAAATTGCAGTGATTGGAGATGTTCACGACCAATGGGAAGCGGCGGACGGAGAAGCTTTACGCAGCTTGGGTGTGGACTTAGCGTTATTTGTTGGCGATTTTGGTAATGAGTCGGTGGAGGTGGTGCAAGCGATCGCATCTCTCGATATCCCGAAAGCGGTAATTTTGGGCAATCATGATGCGTGGTACACTGCTACCGAATGGGGTCGTCAGCGTTGTCCTTACGATCGCGCACAAGAAGATTGGGTGCAAGATCAGCTAGATTTATTAGGGGAAATTCATGTTGGGTACGGCAAACTTGATTTTCCAGAGTTTAACTTAACTGTGGTTGGCGGTCGTCCTTTTAGTTGGGGTGGCGAAATTTGGCGAAATGCCGACTTTTACAGAGAACGCTATGGCGTGATGGATTTTGCCCATTCTACCGAGCGAATTGTAGCAGCTGTCAACAAAGCCGCATACAATACGATTATTTTCCTCGGTCATAATGGCCCTGTGGGGTTAGGCGATCGACCGGAAGACCCTTGTGGGAAAGACTGGGAACCTTTGGGGGGAGATTTCGGAGATTCGGATTTGGCAAATGCGATCGCGCAAACAAAAAAGCTGGGAAAATCTGTTCCCCTAGTTACATTTGGTCACATGCACCATCACCTCCGCCACCGCAAAGACCGCTTACGTACTCAGATTTCCACCAGTAACGATGGTACAGTTTATTTAAATTCTGCTAGCGTACCGAGAATTATTCACAAAGGCAGTCACACCGAACGAAACTTTTCTTTAGTAACGTTACAAGCTGGGGTTGTCATGCAAGCATCTTTAGTTTGGGTTGGTAAAGAACATAGCGTGATTTCCGAGCAAATTCTGTATCAAGTTTCCCAAAATCAGGCTCAGACTGCCTATAGTCAGTTGTAA